GTTCTTTTAGCATGAAACCGTTTTAAATTAAGGTTGAATTTTTCGGGATCATGATGCTTGGGCCATTTTGTTTTGTGCTGCTTCAATATTTTTTGACAATGCGGAGAAGTTGTCAAACACTCGAATGTCCTTAACTTCTTATACTTTTAATGACCTATGGTAGATGATATACAAATTGACACAGACTATTGGGGTTTTATCTTTTTAGTTTGCATACCAGAGAACATGTACAAAACGTTTTATGGGTCAAATTTCTTTAACTTTGAATGGCAAGATTATCTGCTGCAGGCAGATGTTTGGATATCATAAGGATGTTGTTGTATATGAAAGGACCTTGTATTTTGACATCTCAATTGGTTCGATAGATAAGCTATACTGTATGATTCATGGCATGCATGTTACGCTTAccataaatttaaatttgaagatACGTTAACTCAATGTCAATATTCTCTTTAgactatgtttttcttttgaaaagtttcatGGCCCTGATTTCAGGCATTTTGATTTATGCAATTGCAAATGGTGGGGTCTTGGTTTATAGCTTgattatttcttaaatttgtGAATAGGTCAGTTTAGAATGCTTTTTTGGGTGATGCAGGGTCCTAGAGTCATAGTCGTGGGACCTACAGATTCTGGAAAGAGTACGTTATCAAGGATGCTTCTTAGCTGGGCAGCCAAACAGGGCTGGAAACCTACTTTTGTTGACTTGGATATTGGTCAAGGATCTATCACTATCCCTGGTAGCATTTCGGCTACCCCAATTGAGTTGCCTATTGATCCAGTTGAAGGGGTTCCTCTTGAGATGCCCCTAGTTTACTTCTTCGGGCATGTAACTCCTAGGTACTAGAGCTTGttacttctcttaaaaggatatCATGTTACAGTTCACGTGGTTATAAATGTTATTATGCAATCTGAAGCAACTTTTGTGTCGACTCTCAAATGAAACACTATGGGATCATACCTGTTGTTATCTGAAAGGGAAGCTGCAATAGAAGATTGGATACATGACTGATAACGGAAATTTTGCACGACTTATCTTTGGTTGAGTGTGGTAATCCGCATGTTTGGATTCTTACATGCCTATAAATTTGCTTGAAAGCTAGTTGGATTCTTAGATATAACCTGTGAGGTTTGGACAGCATAGTCATATTTCCTGAATGTTGCAAACACAATGACAATTGCATTTTGCTTTCACTGATTTGTTGCTGTAGACTGCTTAatgttctctttttcctcctttgtgaTTCTGTCACGGACTCATGGTTCTGTTGTGAGGAGAGATCTTATCTTCATTTTTGTACAATTTCTTATGTGCTTAacatgaatgttttaaattccAGCAACAATGTAGAATTGTACAAAGTGCTTGTGAAGGAGCTTGCTCTTACTCTTGAGAGACAGTTCTCAGGAAATGCTGAATCTACAGCTGCGGGCATGGTGATTAATACAATGGGATGGATAGATGGTGTAGGCTATGAGGTGAGTGATTTATGTTTGGCTCAAAGCTATTTGTGCTGGTTAGAGCCATGTTCTTGTGCTGAtacttttttcctatttctgcAGTTGCTTCAACATGCAATTGatacattcaaagcaaatgtAGTGTTGGTTTTGGGTCAGGTTGACAACTATCTTTCTTCTATCCTTGTTTAGTTTTCATCCATCTGTGAATTTCTATGGACATCATGTAGATGAGAAGCAAACCAGAGTCTTCTTCATGCATTCTTTTTACTGGAAATTTAGGATTAGAACTTCAGCTTCACCTACTTATGGCAATTTCTTTGTATTCTGTCCGGCAGCTTGTGGACACCATATAGTTGACAAAAATTACATAGCCAAAGAACCTCTGTGGCTTCAAGCTTATGCAAGGATTAGCTGTGAACTGTTCTACTTCTAGCTGTGTGCATGGCCATAAAAATGTCATTGTCTTGCTGATCATGGTCACAGAATGCATAGATCTTTAAAGAAGGATTTACTTGGAGATTtaacatggagagagagagggagagagaggatgtTGAGCAATGAATAGTTAAGACCCACTCCAAAGTCTATCACTTGAGTACTCTTTGTTAGGGGCTTAGTCTTGTGTTTTGGTTCTATTGAAACAAACGGCATTAGAGCATAGATAATTTCGGTGTGGAGAACATGTATCATATGGAGCATGTCATTGACGGAGTGATGTCTTGGGAGTTCGAGTATGGCAGCAAGCTGGCGGACTATGGCCTCCCTCATCACTGGAGTTGTACATGTGGTATGTCAGCTCATGCTGCAATCGTGGCTGCATTAGCGTGGTGGATTTGGTGACCTGAAATAAGAGAATAAATATTGAGCATTGTAGGAGTAAGAGACCTGCCCAAAGGTTACCAATAGATACTCTTTCGGGGATTTGACCCACATTTTTCAGACTAGGTCATTCCATTtggtattttgttttcttgaatcatttttttttgccatgacTTAGGTCAtctaatttcattaatttttctccAAGTGCATTTCCCTCCTCTAGTGCTTATGAATTTGAGAGCAACATTTTACAGTGATAGTATAACTCTCGAGATGTTTTTCTATACCACCTTGCAGGAGAAACTTTTCAGCATGCTTAAGAAAGATGTACTTAAGGTCAACCCTAATGTGGACGTTGTTAAACTTCAAAGGTCAGGTGGTGTTGTATCCAGGAATCAAAAATATCGTCAGAAGTTTCGGAGCCTTAGGATGAGGGTAATAGCAATCTCTCTGTTGTCAAGTTCAATTACTCGAGTTCTGATGCAGATGTATACTGTTTACTAGATATGAATTGGAGATGACATGCCATGagattttaataaaatcaaGGTTAAAATACTTAAGAGGCATACTATCGGCAAAACAGCATGTAGATAGTAGGAGCTTCCTCCAAAGGAAGTGCTCCATACACCTATTATTGGGTCCTTTCTAATGCAAATCGTGGTGCCTTGCTTTTCATCTACCAATTTGTGCTTGATAATGGTTTATTTTATGATTCCAGTGAAAGTGCATCATCCTtccatacttttctttcattatttctCTGTGATGGTGATGGAATTGGTGATAACCTCCAGGAGTATTTCTACGGCCTGACAAATGATCTATCTCCACACGCAAATATAGCAAATTTCAGTGATTTGATCATTTATCGAATTGGTGGTGGTCCACAAGCTCCGCATTCTGCTTTACCTATTGGTGCAAAGCCTGTTGCTGACCCTCTCAGACTAGCCCCTGTGAATATCAACAGGGATCTACTCCATGTGGTTCTTGCTGTTTCATTTGCTGCAGAACCGGATCAGATTGTTTC
Above is a window of Eucalyptus grandis isolate ANBG69807.140 chromosome 9, ASM1654582v1, whole genome shotgun sequence DNA encoding:
- the LOC104419345 gene encoding protein CLP1 homolog encodes the protein MAYGGAPGGAGSASATKQVKLEKESELRVEVGPETPLRVRLVSGTAEIFGTEMPPEIWLSFPPRHKFAVFTWYGATVELDGDTETDYTADETPMVSYVNVHAILDARRSRAKASASDSEASQGPRVIVVGPTDSGKSTLSRMLLSWAAKQGWKPTFVDLDIGQGSITIPGSISATPIELPIDPVEGVPLEMPLVYFFGHVTPSNNVELYKVLVKELALTLERQFSGNAESTAAGMVINTMGWIDGVGYELLQHAIDTFKANVVLVLGQEKLFSMLKKDVLKVNPNVDVVKLQRSGGVVSRNQKYRQKFRSLRMREYFYGLTNDLSPHANIANFSDLIIYRIGGGPQAPHSALPIGAKPVADPLRLAPVNINRDLLHVVLAVSFAAEPDQIVSSNVAGFIYVTDVDIQRKKVTYLAPSPGDLPGKFLVMGTLTWLET